Proteins encoded within one genomic window of Flavobacterium sp. NG2:
- a CDS encoding 2-hydroxyacid dehydrogenase produces MNEIKILHIDSNNPIMMEQLQAAGFTNHEDFKSSKEEIEAKIQDYQGIVIRSRFKIDKSFLDKATNLQFIARVGAGLESIDCEYAESKNITLIAAPEGNRNAVGEHTLGMILSLFNNLNQADREIRSGQWNRESNRGHELDGKTVGIIGYGNMGKSFAKKLLGFDVTTLCYDIKENVGDENAKQVSLVEFQQKVDVVSLHLPWTPETNKMVDAAFIAAFAKPFWILNTSRGKNIVTDDMVAAMKSGKVLGAGLDVLEYEKASFETLFQENETPEAFQYLLNASNVILSPHVAGWTFESHKRLAQVIVDKILAKYTFA; encoded by the coding sequence ATGAATGAAATAAAGATTCTCCATATAGACAGCAATAATCCCATCATGATGGAGCAATTGCAAGCGGCAGGTTTTACCAACCACGAAGATTTCAAATCTTCAAAGGAGGAAATCGAAGCCAAGATTCAGGATTATCAAGGTATTGTTATTCGCAGTCGTTTTAAGATTGATAAAAGCTTTCTTGATAAAGCGACTAATTTGCAATTTATAGCTAGAGTAGGAGCAGGATTAGAAAGTATTGATTGCGAATATGCCGAGTCTAAAAATATCACCCTGATTGCTGCTCCCGAAGGAAATCGGAATGCGGTAGGCGAACATACCTTAGGAATGATTTTGTCGCTTTTTAACAACCTGAATCAAGCCGACAGAGAAATCCGTTCTGGACAATGGAATCGTGAATCCAACCGCGGTCATGAACTTGACGGAAAAACAGTAGGAATCATTGGTTATGGTAATATGGGAAAATCCTTTGCCAAAAAACTACTTGGTTTTGATGTTACAACACTTTGTTATGATATTAAAGAAAATGTGGGAGACGAAAATGCCAAACAGGTTTCGTTAGTGGAGTTTCAGCAAAAAGTAGATGTAGTAAGTTTGCATCTTCCATGGACGCCAGAAACCAATAAAATGGTTGATGCCGCTTTTATTGCTGCTTTTGCAAAGCCTTTTTGGATTTTGAACACCTCGAGAGGAAAAAACATCGTTACTGATGATATGGTAGCTGCCATGAAGTCTGGAAAGGTGTTAGGAGCCGGACTTGATGTTTTGGAATATGAAAAAGCATCATTCGAGACTCTATTTCAGGAAAACGAAACCCCCGAAGCTTTCCAGTATTTATTAAATGCTTCTAATGTAATCTTAAGCCCACATGTGGCAGGATGGACTTTTGAAAGTCATAAACGATTGGCTCAAGTGATTGTCGATAAGATTTTAGCGAAATATACATTTGCTTAA
- the proC gene encoding pyrroline-5-carboxylate reductase produces MKIHIIGGGNLGVSVAVGIAKFTQNNQVTVTRRNVANIKHLEGLGITVSSDNKHDIQEADIIVLTIKPYQVDTVLAEILPVISNKTIASAVSGLSIEALQNKIGKDHQAIRIMPNIAAQFGASATCISYQEENAAYGQKVVTLFEGLGTAPVIDEKLMDAATVLAASGTAFALRYMRASMQAGIEIGFDWKTALAISAQTVKGAAEMLMEEQIHPEQLIDRVTTPQGCTIAGLSEMESHGFSSSLIRGIKAALKKIKGN; encoded by the coding sequence ATGAAAATACACATTATAGGAGGAGGAAACCTAGGCGTATCAGTAGCAGTAGGAATCGCTAAATTTACCCAAAACAACCAAGTTACTGTTACTAGACGAAACGTGGCTAATATCAAACATCTTGAAGGTTTAGGAATCACCGTTTCTTCGGATAACAAACATGATATTCAAGAAGCTGATATCATTGTTTTAACCATCAAACCGTATCAAGTGGATACTGTTTTGGCCGAAATTCTTCCTGTAATTTCTAATAAAACTATTGCTTCTGCTGTAAGTGGATTGTCTATTGAAGCCTTGCAAAACAAAATAGGAAAAGACCATCAAGCCATCCGAATCATGCCAAATATTGCGGCACAATTTGGAGCTTCGGCAACTTGTATTTCTTACCAAGAAGAAAATGCTGCTTACGGGCAGAAAGTAGTTACTTTATTCGAAGGATTAGGTACTGCTCCAGTAATCGACGAAAAGTTGATGGATGCTGCTACAGTTTTAGCTGCAAGCGGAACTGCCTTCGCTTTGCGTTATATGCGTGCTTCAATGCAAGCGGGAATCGAAATTGGTTTTGACTGGAAAACGGCTTTGGCTATCTCGGCCCAAACCGTTAAAGGTGCAGCCGAAATGTTAATGGAAGAACAGATTCATCCAGAACAACTAATCGACCGTGTTACCACACCACAAGGATGTACGATTGCTGGATTAAGCGAAATGGAATCTCACGGTTTTAGTTCTTCATTAATCCGTGGAATCAAAGCAGCTTTGAAAAAAATTAAAGGGAACTAA
- the mgtE gene encoding magnesium transporter: MEFKISKELIHELEQHIVNKNDRELEVLLNDMHHADIAEVLDELDFDEATYIFKVLDSEKTAEILLELEDDLRENILSRLSAKEIAEELDELNTDDAADIIAELSQSKKEEVISELEDIEHAKDIIDLLRYDEDTAGGLMGKELVKVNENWNVLTCVKEMRAQAENVSRVHSIYVVDDENRLKGRLSLKDLLTTSTKAQISEIYIKNVTSVSVDAEDVEVARIMQKYDLEAIPVVDAMGRLVGRITIDDIIDVIREEADKDYQLAAGISQDVEADDSILELTKARLPWLVLALLGGFITVRVLGLFEGAMAEHGKLFFFTPLIAAMAGNVGVQSSAIIVQGLANDTLSGSLFNRLIKEISLSLLNGSILAAILFLGSFFILDEPVIIGFVICCALISVIIIASLIGTFIPLLLDKFGIDPALATGPFITTSNDICGILIYFSIAKMILGF, encoded by the coding sequence ATGGAATTTAAAATCAGTAAAGAATTAATACACGAACTAGAGCAGCACATTGTCAATAAAAACGATAGGGAACTTGAAGTTTTATTGAATGATATGCACCATGCTGATATAGCGGAGGTATTAGACGAACTTGATTTTGATGAGGCAACCTATATTTTTAAGGTATTAGATTCGGAGAAAACGGCAGAGATTCTTCTAGAACTAGAAGATGATTTACGTGAAAATATATTAAGCCGCCTTTCGGCAAAAGAGATTGCTGAGGAGCTAGATGAGTTAAATACCGATGATGCTGCGGATATTATCGCAGAGCTTTCTCAATCCAAAAAAGAAGAGGTAATCTCAGAATTAGAGGATATTGAGCACGCCAAGGATATTATCGACTTGTTGCGTTACGATGAAGATACGGCAGGTGGATTGATGGGGAAAGAGCTTGTGAAGGTGAATGAAAACTGGAATGTTCTTACCTGTGTTAAAGAAATGCGTGCCCAAGCCGAAAATGTTTCAAGAGTACATTCCATATATGTGGTAGATGACGAAAATAGATTGAAAGGACGTTTGTCTCTCAAAGATTTATTGACTACTTCAACCAAGGCTCAGATATCTGAGATTTATATCAAAAACGTGACCTCAGTAAGTGTAGATGCCGAAGATGTTGAGGTGGCGAGAATCATGCAAAAATACGACTTAGAGGCCATTCCAGTAGTGGATGCTATGGGGCGCTTAGTAGGACGAATTACTATTGATGATATTATTGATGTAATCCGTGAGGAAGCCGACAAAGATTACCAGTTGGCTGCGGGTATCTCCCAAGACGTTGAGGCCGATGATAGTATTCTAGAGTTGACCAAAGCACGTTTGCCTTGGTTGGTTTTAGCGCTTTTAGGAGGATTTATTACCGTGAGAGTTTTGGGCCTTTTTGAAGGTGCTATGGCTGAGCACGGAAAGTTATTTTTCTTTACACCGCTAATTGCCGCGATGGCAGGAAATGTTGGTGTACAATCTTCTGCGATTATCGTTCAAGGTTTGGCAAATGATACCTTGAGTGGTTCGTTATTCAACCGATTGATAAAAGAAATTTCCTTGAGTTTGTTAAACGGTTCCATCTTGGCAGCGATTTTATTTTTGGGAAGTTTTTTTATATTAGACGAACCTGTGATTATCGGTTTTGTTATTTGTTGTGCATTGATTTCAGTAATTATTATAGCCTCATTGATAGGAACATTTATTCCGTTGTTGTTAGATAAATTCGGAATTGATCCCGCTTTGGCAACAGGTCCTTTCATTACAACAAGCAATGATATTTGCGGGATTTTAATTTATTTCTCCATTGCTAAAATGATCTTAGGATTTTAA
- the rsmA gene encoding 16S rRNA (adenine(1518)-N(6)/adenine(1519)-N(6))-dimethyltransferase RsmA, translating to MEKVKAKKHLGQHFLKDESIAKDIADTLNLEGYEDVLEIGPGMGVLTKYLLEKPVNTYVVEIDTESVDYLGVNYPKLEGKIISKDFLKYDINEIFAGKQFAIVGNFPYNISTQIVFRMLEYKEQIPEFAGMFQKEVAERICEKKGSKTYGILSVLAQAFYDAEYLFTVDENVFNPPPKVKSGVLRLRRKADFSLPCGEKLFFTVVKTAFQQRRKTLRNSLKTLNLSDKLREEEVFNLRPEQLSVEQFIELTQKIEADGI from the coding sequence ATGGAAAAAGTAAAAGCAAAAAAACACCTCGGGCAGCATTTCTTGAAAGATGAAAGCATCGCCAAAGATATCGCTGACACGCTGAATTTAGAAGGCTACGAGGATGTGCTAGAGATAGGGCCGGGAATGGGAGTGCTTACGAAGTATTTGTTGGAAAAACCAGTGAATACGTATGTGGTCGAAATTGATACAGAATCCGTAGACTATTTGGGAGTTAACTATCCGAAGTTGGAAGGGAAAATCATTTCTAAGGATTTCTTAAAATATGATATTAATGAAATTTTCGCTGGTAAGCAATTCGCTATTGTTGGGAATTTCCCCTATAACATCTCGACTCAAATTGTTTTTCGAATGTTGGAATACAAAGAGCAAATTCCAGAGTTTGCAGGGATGTTTCAAAAAGAAGTAGCTGAGCGTATTTGCGAGAAAAAAGGAAGTAAGACTTACGGAATTTTATCTGTTTTGGCACAAGCGTTTTATGATGCTGAATATTTGTTTACTGTGGATGAAAATGTATTCAATCCGCCGCCAAAAGTAAAATCAGGTGTTTTGCGTTTGCGTCGAAAAGCAGATTTCAGTTTGCCATGTGGTGAAAAATTATTTTTCACTGTGGTAAAGACCGCTTTTCAACAACGTAGAAAGACTTTGCGCAACAGTTTAAAAACCTTAAATTTGTCCGACAAATTGCGTGAAGAGGAGGTTTTTAATCTTCGTCCTGAACAATTGAGCGTAGAACAGTTTATCGAACTTACTCAAAAAATAGAAGCCGATGGAATTTAA
- a CDS encoding DUF4286 family protein, with protein sequence MIIYNVTTNIHESVHDQWMIWMQHKHIPEMIATGKFVSARLVRVLVEEEMGGVTYSTQYTTDSKETLELYYLEDAPALQAEGQKLFGEKMLTFRTELQVVSEH encoded by the coding sequence ATGATAATATACAACGTAACTACCAATATACACGAAAGCGTACACGACCAATGGATGATTTGGATGCAGCACAAGCACATTCCAGAAATGATTGCAACTGGAAAGTTTGTTTCAGCTAGATTAGTGCGTGTTTTGGTTGAGGAAGAAATGGGAGGAGTGACCTATTCCACACAATACACTACAGATAGTAAAGAAACTTTGGAACTTTATTACCTTGAAGATGCGCCTGCTTTACAAGCCGAAGGACAAAAACTCTTTGGAGAGAAAATGTTGACCTTCCGCACAGAGTTACAAGTGGTTTCGGAACATTAA
- a CDS encoding tetratricopeptide repeat protein, producing MKNIFIYIVLLSSVFVFSQNEQLAQYYYDKGDFEKAKISYQELLESVPQNQQYFLRTIDCYQQLQQFEVAEKAISNRLSQYKQANLLVELGYNFQLQKNDLKAKDYYNQAIDKINLNPYEVYAVAQSFEKKVLLEEALKAYEIAELKMPNLNFNYQKGLLYGQLGNMEKMIETFLDEAYKTPQNSILIQNQMSRFMTDEADTNFGDLLRKALVIRVQKSQDLFWNHYLSWYYVQQKEFSKAFIQEKSIYKRNPESLSNIVNLAQLSIEEEDSETAKTILDFVLENTKDLELLLQANSYLMKMKIEKALPKDYPLIYAEMDALLKQYEISPFSLSLQLIQAHFVAFNLKKPEEAKTIVKKALDLPLNIYQQAQVKMELADILLFEEKFNQALLYYSQIELDLKNDAVAHEASLKAAKTSYFKADFPWALKQFKELKSASTQLIANDALEYFLLINDNTVADSTQMALKEFAKGDYLLYQNRNEEAIKQFQSILKKYKGQEIEAVTLLRLGKVYEKLGDFTLALSQYQAIITEHNDGIYIDEALYFSAEIYNKKLKTPEMAKPLYEKILFNHEDSIYFVEARKSFRELRGDKNL from the coding sequence ATGAAAAACATTTTTATCTATATTGTTTTATTATCATCAGTTTTTGTGTTTTCACAAAACGAGCAATTAGCACAGTACTACTACGACAAAGGCGATTTTGAAAAAGCCAAAATCAGTTATCAAGAGTTACTAGAAAGCGTTCCTCAAAACCAACAATATTTTCTCCGTACCATAGATTGTTACCAACAATTACAACAATTTGAAGTTGCTGAAAAAGCAATATCCAATCGATTATCACAATACAAACAAGCCAATTTATTGGTTGAATTAGGGTATAACTTTCAATTACAGAAAAACGATCTCAAAGCCAAAGACTATTACAATCAGGCGATTGATAAAATTAACTTGAATCCGTATGAAGTCTATGCTGTTGCGCAGTCTTTTGAAAAAAAAGTATTGCTAGAAGAGGCTTTGAAAGCGTATGAAATTGCGGAGTTAAAGATGCCTAATCTAAATTTTAATTATCAAAAAGGATTGCTTTACGGTCAATTAGGGAATATGGAAAAGATGATTGAAACTTTTCTAGACGAAGCCTATAAAACCCCTCAAAATTCTATTTTAATCCAAAATCAAATGTCGCGTTTCATGACTGATGAAGCGGATACTAATTTTGGTGATTTATTGCGAAAAGCTTTAGTTATACGAGTGCAAAAAAGTCAAGATCTTTTTTGGAATCACTATTTGAGTTGGTATTATGTACAACAAAAGGAATTTTCAAAAGCATTTATTCAAGAAAAATCCATCTATAAGCGTAACCCAGAATCATTATCTAACATTGTCAATTTAGCACAATTGAGCATTGAAGAAGAAGATTCGGAAACAGCAAAGACGATATTAGATTTTGTTTTAGAAAACACCAAAGATTTGGAATTACTACTACAGGCCAATTCCTATTTGATGAAAATGAAAATTGAAAAAGCGTTGCCAAAAGACTATCCACTGATTTATGCTGAAATGGATGCTTTGCTCAAACAATATGAAATCAGTCCATTTAGTTTATCTTTGCAGCTGATTCAAGCGCATTTTGTGGCTTTTAATTTGAAAAAACCAGAGGAAGCTAAAACGATTGTTAAAAAGGCACTCGATTTGCCTTTAAACATTTACCAGCAAGCACAAGTCAAAATGGAATTGGCGGATATTTTGCTTTTCGAAGAAAAATTCAATCAAGCTTTGTTGTATTATTCTCAAATAGAGTTGGATTTAAAAAATGATGCGGTAGCACATGAAGCTAGTTTGAAAGCGGCCAAAACCAGTTATTTTAAAGCTGATTTTCCATGGGCTTTAAAACAGTTTAAAGAATTGAAATCGGCCAGTACGCAATTGATTGCTAATGATGCTTTAGAATATTTTCTGTTGATCAACGACAATACAGTAGCTGATTCAACTCAAATGGCTTTAAAAGAATTTGCCAAAGGGGATTATTTGTTGTATCAAAATAGAAATGAGGAAGCGATTAAACAGTTTCAATCTATTTTAAAGAAATACAAAGGTCAGGAAATTGAAGCTGTAACTTTGTTGCGCTTGGGAAAAGTATATGAAAAGTTAGGTGATTTTACTTTGGCGTTAAGCCAATATCAAGCGATAATCACTGAACATAATGACGGAATTTATATTGATGAAGCTTTGTATTTTTCGGCTGAGATTTATAATAAAAAATTAAAAACGCCCGAGATGGCAAAACCCTTATACGAGAAGATACTCTTTAATCATGAAGACAGTATTTATTTTGTAGAAGCGCGAAAAAGTTTTAGAGAACTTAGAGGAGATAAGAATTTGTAA
- the serS gene encoding serine--tRNA ligase produces MLQIAFIRENQEKVIQALAKRNMDAKTVVEAVIQLDEKRRASQVEMDNVLAESNKLSKDIGGLMKNGEKAKAAVLKEKTVSLKEKSKELAEVVESLANELTEKLYTLPNLPADIVPEGKTPEENLNIFEAGEVPVLHEGAQPHWELVKKYDIIDFELGNKITGAGFPVYKGKGARLQRALINYFLDKNTAAGYNEVQVPHFVNEASAYGTGQLPDKEGQMYHDATDNLYLIPTAEVPVTNLFRDVILNENELPILTTAYTPCFRREAGSYGAHVRGLNRLHQFDKVEIVRVEHPEKSYEALDGMVEHVKDILNELKLPYRILRLCGGDMGFTSALTYDFEVFSTAQDRWLEISSVSNFETFQANRLKLRFKDKDGKNQLAHTLNGSALALPRVLAGILENYQTPEGIVIPEVLRSYCGFDIIN; encoded by the coding sequence ATGTTACAAATTGCATTTATTAGAGAGAATCAGGAGAAAGTAATCCAAGCTTTGGCAAAAAGAAATATGGATGCCAAAACTGTGGTGGAAGCGGTAATACAATTAGACGAAAAACGTCGTGCTTCCCAAGTTGAAATGGACAATGTTTTAGCTGAATCTAATAAATTATCCAAGGACATAGGGGGATTGATGAAAAATGGCGAAAAAGCGAAAGCAGCCGTTTTAAAAGAAAAAACAGTATCACTTAAAGAGAAAAGTAAGGAATTAGCAGAAGTTGTTGAATCTTTGGCTAATGAACTTACAGAGAAATTATATACGTTACCCAATCTTCCAGCTGACATTGTTCCAGAAGGAAAAACACCCGAAGAAAACCTAAATATTTTTGAAGCTGGTGAAGTTCCTGTTCTGCACGAAGGAGCACAACCACACTGGGAATTGGTTAAAAAATACGACATCATTGATTTTGAATTAGGAAACAAAATCACAGGAGCAGGTTTTCCTGTTTATAAAGGAAAAGGGGCTCGTTTGCAACGTGCTCTAATCAATTATTTCTTGGATAAAAATACCGCTGCGGGTTACAATGAAGTGCAAGTGCCTCATTTTGTAAATGAAGCGTCAGCTTATGGAACGGGGCAATTGCCTGACAAAGAAGGGCAAATGTACCATGATGCAACGGATAATTTATATTTGATTCCAACGGCAGAGGTTCCTGTAACCAATTTGTTCAGAGATGTAATTTTAAACGAAAATGAGCTACCTATATTGACTACAGCTTATACCCCTTGTTTTCGTCGGGAAGCGGGTTCTTATGGAGCTCATGTACGTGGATTGAATCGTTTGCATCAATTTGATAAAGTCGAAATTGTACGTGTAGAACATCCAGAGAAATCATACGAAGCGCTAGATGGAATGGTTGAACACGTGAAAGATATCTTGAATGAATTGAAATTGCCATACAGAATATTACGTTTATGTGGTGGTGATATGGGATTCACTTCGGCACTGACTTATGATTTTGAGGTATTTTCAACAGCGCAAGATCGTTGGTTGGAAATTTCATCAGTGTCTAATTTTGAAACCTTTCAAGCAAATCGTTTGAAATTGCGTTTCAAAGACAAAGATGGTAAAAACCAATTAGCACATACGCTAAATGGAAGTGCATTGGCTTTGCCAAGAGTTCTTGCAGGAATACTTGAAAATTATCAAACACCAGAAGGAATCGTTATTCCAGAAGTATTGCGTTCGTACTGTGGATTTGATATTATAAATTAA
- a CDS encoding T9SS type A sorting domain-containing protein, producing MKKKLLLLAALAFGSFSSFGQVIMYEPFNYALTDPVYPTAPAANQLIGKTLTGVGTWQAASSTNANFNDWIEAQTMSITGMPAPVGNSFIWKGASNKPLIVWPTSQTSGKIYYSLIIRVVGWASTQAPDAYGKQMVSLAGDIPTGTNPSVKYLAALCVKGNQSTAGATSYHFGLSNSHISSTSVVGTNVVWTAGTFAFDVPHLVVLSYDIATGKSDLYIDPTVSATEPTSPSLTLTDGTVTSVGGFYIRQDSNAATPPTGIDEIRVTKTWAEAVGKVPLSVAKNDIEGLKVYPNPVTDGKLLISSASSDVKLVTFYNVLGSQVLEKEVTSGLLDVSSLPKGVYVLKITEAGKTSTRKVVID from the coding sequence ATGAAAAAAAAATTACTTTTATTAGCCGCTTTGGCTTTTGGCTCATTTAGCTCTTTTGGGCAAGTAATCATGTATGAGCCGTTTAATTATGCTCTTACTGATCCTGTTTATCCTACTGCTCCTGCAGCAAATCAATTAATAGGGAAAACATTAACTGGCGTAGGGACATGGCAAGCTGCATCATCAACTAATGCTAATTTTAATGATTGGATTGAAGCTCAAACTATGTCAATTACAGGAATGCCTGCTCCTGTCGGTAATTCTTTTATTTGGAAAGGAGCTAGTAATAAGCCGCTTATTGTTTGGCCTACTTCTCAAACTTCAGGTAAAATATATTACTCATTGATTATTAGAGTAGTCGGTTGGGCATCAACTCAAGCTCCTGATGCATATGGAAAGCAAATGGTCTCTTTGGCAGGTGATATTCCAACAGGTACTAATCCGTCAGTTAAATATCTTGCAGCTTTATGTGTTAAAGGAAATCAAAGTACAGCTGGAGCGACTAGTTACCATTTTGGATTAAGCAATAGTCATATTTCAAGTACTTCGGTAGTAGGTACAAACGTAGTTTGGACTGCAGGTACGTTTGCTTTTGATGTACCACATTTAGTAGTGTTAAGTTATGATATAGCTACAGGTAAATCTGATTTATATATTGATCCAACTGTGAGTGCTACAGAACCTACAAGTCCTTCGTTAACATTGACTGATGGTACTGTAACATCTGTTGGTGGATTTTATATAAGACAAGATAGTAATGCAGCAACTCCTCCTACAGGAATTGATGAAATAAGAGTAACAAAAACATGGGCTGAAGCTGTAGGTAAGGTTCCTTTAAGCGTAGCTAAAAACGACATCGAAGGATTAAAAGTTTATCCTAACCCTGTTACTGATGGAAAATTATTAATTAGTTCAGCTAGTAGTGATGTAAAACTAGTTACATTTTACAATGTACTTGGTTCTCAAGTTTTAGAAAAAGAAGTAACTTCTGGATTGTTAGATGTATCTAGTCTTCCTAAAGGAGTATATGTTTTGAAAATTACCGAAGCTGGAAAAACAAGTACAAGAAAAGTAGTTATTGACTAA
- a CDS encoding IS4 family transposase, giving the protein MNQGKYVFSQLVEFLPQRVFDRLAAKYLGNKSVKHFTCWNQLLCMIFGQLSARESLRDLIIVIEAHQSKSYHLGFGKNVTRSNLSKANENRNFKIFEEFANHLILIAQDKNSNDTFEIKGNIYAFDSSTIDLCLSVFCWAHFRKTKAGIKLHTLFDVSTQIPVFIHITEANVHDVNAMDVIDYEPFAYYIFDRAYVDYERLFRITKANAYFVVRAKSNVKFKRMYSQKVDKTTGIKYDQIGKIEGFYTSKDYPEKIRKIKFFDCENKKTLIFLTNNFELSAEDIALLYKQRWQVELFFKWIKQHLKVKTFWGTTENAVRIQINVAIITYCLVSIISKDLKINRSTYEILQILSASLLDKTSINELLMKSDYNNVNEQNINQLVFSLF; this is encoded by the coding sequence ATGAATCAGGGTAAATATGTTTTCTCTCAATTGGTTGAATTTCTACCACAGCGTGTTTTTGATAGGTTAGCTGCTAAATATTTAGGCAATAAATCGGTCAAACATTTTACTTGTTGGAATCAATTATTATGTATGATTTTTGGTCAACTTTCAGCTAGAGAAAGTTTAAGAGATTTGATAATTGTTATAGAAGCACATCAATCAAAATCATATCATTTAGGATTTGGCAAAAACGTGACTCGTAGCAATTTATCCAAGGCTAATGAAAATCGCAATTTTAAAATATTTGAGGAGTTTGCTAATCATTTAATATTAATTGCTCAAGATAAAAACAGCAATGATACTTTTGAAATTAAAGGTAATATTTATGCCTTTGACTCTTCAACAATAGATCTATGTTTGAGCGTGTTTTGTTGGGCTCATTTCCGAAAAACCAAAGCTGGAATAAAGTTGCACACTCTTTTTGATGTTAGCACACAGATACCTGTATTTATTCATATTACAGAGGCAAATGTGCACGATGTTAACGCAATGGATGTTATAGATTATGAGCCATTTGCTTATTACATTTTTGACCGAGCGTATGTTGATTATGAACGACTTTTTCGCATTACAAAAGCTAATGCTTACTTTGTAGTTAGAGCAAAATCTAATGTAAAATTCAAAAGAATGTATTCTCAAAAAGTTGACAAAACAACAGGAATTAAATATGACCAAATTGGAAAAATAGAAGGTTTTTATACTTCGAAAGATTACCCAGAAAAGATACGAAAAATTAAATTTTTCGATTGTGAAAATAAAAAGACGTTGATCTTTTTGACAAATAATTTTGAACTATCCGCTGAAGATATCGCATTACTTTACAAACAAAGATGGCAAGTTGAATTGTTCTTTAAATGGATAAAACAACACCTAAAAGTTAAGACCTTTTGGGGAACAACAGAAAATGCTGTTCGGATCCAAATTAATGTAGCAATTATAACTTACTGTTTAGTTTCTATAATCTCGAAAGATTTAAAAATCAATCGTTCTACTTACGAAATTCTACAAATTTTATCTGCATCATTACTCGATAAAACATCTATAAATGAATTACTTATGAAATCAGATTACAATAATGTCAATGAACAAAATATTAACCAGCTGGTTTTCAGCTTATTTTAA